A genomic window from Massilia sp. METH4 includes:
- the pilB gene encoding type IV-A pilus assembly ATPase PilB yields the protein MPGLARALVQAGRLTAAQADALVKRSAADKQPFIDVLLAGGAIGARDLAAFCSETFAYPMMDLHALSVAALPEKIIDEKLMQAQRVVALAKRGNKMSVAISDPTNMQALDQIKFQTESLVEPVIVAHDALLRLLHELGKSSAQLIDELAGAEGSIAFAEEQEAAAAEAPSTDIEDAPIVRFLNKMLMDAVNMGASDLHFEPFEKFYRIRFRVDGVLVEHAQPPVAIKDKLVSRIKVLARLDISEKRVPQDGRMRLIVSPTRTLDLRVSTLPTLFGEKTVMRILDATQAQMGIDALGYEPEQKALMLDAIARPYGMVLVTGPTGSGKTVSLYTCLNILNKPGINISTAEDPAEINLPGVNQVNVNDKAGLTFPVALKSFLRQDPDIIMVGEIRDLETADIAIKAAQTGHMVFSTLHTNDAPSTLTRLMNMGVAPFNIASSVILITAQRLARRLCGCKKPLDIAPDKLVSAGFKPEELDGSWKSYGPVGCERCNGSGYKGRVGIYQIMPITPAIEALILAHGNSMQIAAQAQAEGVKSLRQSGLVKVKAGLTSLEEVLGCTNE from the coding sequence ATGCCGGGATTGGCGCGGGCGCTGGTGCAGGCCGGTCGCCTGACGGCCGCCCAGGCGGACGCGCTGGTGAAACGCTCGGCCGCCGACAAGCAGCCGTTCATCGACGTGCTGCTGGCCGGCGGCGCCATTGGCGCGCGCGACCTCGCCGCCTTCTGCTCCGAGACCTTCGCCTACCCGATGATGGACTTGCACGCCCTCAGCGTTGCGGCCCTGCCCGAGAAGATCATCGATGAAAAGCTGATGCAGGCGCAGCGCGTGGTGGCGCTGGCCAAGCGGGGCAACAAGATGTCGGTGGCGATTTCCGATCCCACCAACATGCAGGCGCTGGACCAGATCAAGTTCCAGACCGAGTCGCTGGTCGAACCCGTGATCGTGGCGCACGATGCGCTGCTGCGGCTGCTGCACGAGCTCGGCAAGAGCAGCGCCCAGCTGATCGACGAGCTGGCCGGCGCCGAAGGTTCCATCGCCTTTGCCGAAGAGCAGGAAGCGGCGGCCGCCGAAGCGCCGTCCACCGATATCGAGGATGCGCCCATCGTGCGCTTCCTGAACAAGATGCTGATGGATGCCGTGAACATGGGCGCCTCGGACCTGCACTTCGAACCGTTCGAGAAGTTCTACAGGATCAGGTTCCGGGTCGATGGCGTGCTGGTCGAGCACGCGCAGCCGCCGGTGGCCATCAAGGACAAGCTGGTCTCGCGCATCAAGGTACTGGCCCGGCTCGACATCTCCGAAAAGCGCGTGCCGCAGGATGGCCGCATGCGGTTGATCGTGTCGCCGACCCGGACGCTGGACCTGCGTGTCTCCACGCTGCCCACGCTGTTCGGCGAAAAGACCGTCATGCGTATCCTCGACGCGACGCAGGCGCAGATGGGCATCGACGCGCTGGGCTACGAGCCGGAACAGAAGGCGCTGATGCTGGACGCGATTGCCCGGCCGTACGGCATGGTGCTCGTCACCGGTCCCACGGGTTCCGGCAAGACCGTGTCGCTGTACACCTGCCTGAACATCCTGAACAAGCCGGGCATCAATATCTCGACGGCCGAAGACCCGGCCGAGATCAACCTGCCCGGCGTGAACCAGGTGAACGTGAACGACAAGGCGGGACTGACCTTCCCCGTCGCGCTGAAGTCCTTCCTGCGCCAGGACCCGGACATCATCATGGTCGGCGAGATCCGCGACCTGGAAACGGCCGATATCGCGATCAAGGCGGCGCAGACGGGCCACATGGTGTTCTCCACGCTGCACACGAACGACGCGCCCTCGACGCTGACACGCCTGATGAACATGGGCGTGGCGCCGTTCAACATCGCCTCGTCCGTGATCCTGATCACGGCCCAGCGCCTGGCGCGGCGCCTGTGCGGCTGCAAGAAGCCGCTCGATATCGCGCCGGACAAGCTGGTGAGCGCGGGCTTCAAGCCAGAGGAGCTCGATGGCAGCTGGAAGTCGTACGGCCCGGTCGGCTGCGAACGCTGCAACGGCTCCGGCTACAAGGGGCGCGTGGGCATCTACCAGATCATGCCGATCACGCCGGCGATCGAGGCGCTGATCCTCGCGCACGGCAACTCGATGCAGATCGCCGCCCAGGCCCAGGCCGAGGGCGTGAAATCGCTGCGCCAGTCGGGCCTCGTGAAGGTGAAGGCCGGCCTGACGAGCCTCGAGGAAGTGCTGGGCTGCACGAACGAATAG
- a CDS encoding helix-turn-helix domain-containing protein, with amino-acid sequence MDDPPTSAIGRRLALMPPPALAGIVRYFHVEWDSAGPAIVPASPYPMATFFAAGGSLVPSTGGRLALFREPMLCGPVTAAMPVLWQQNTSFISALIEPASFATLFGMSPGALRDTPVALADAEPCVPARALAEAVAGTRDIARWVGALQSWLLQVLARRGGRAAPFVLPAALLDLPAPEIARRYGIGERQLERRFQASYGQSMRAMRQMLRYTRALGMLMHLPPRPGLLTRVAMDAGYHDQAHMIRDFTAYTGRPPGAWYADGDDRLHRMYRYDTPHRAIVTRA; translated from the coding sequence ATGGACGATCCGCCAACATCCGCCATCGGGCGCCGCCTCGCGCTGATGCCACCGCCGGCACTGGCGGGGATCGTGCGCTATTTCCACGTGGAGTGGGACAGCGCCGGCCCGGCCATCGTGCCGGCTTCTCCCTATCCGATGGCAACGTTCTTCGCCGCCGGCGGTTCCCTGGTGCCTTCGACCGGCGGCCGGCTGGCGCTGTTCCGCGAGCCAATGCTGTGCGGACCCGTTACCGCGGCCATGCCTGTGCTGTGGCAGCAGAACACGTCCTTCATCAGCGCGCTGATCGAACCTGCCAGCTTCGCAACCTTGTTTGGCATGAGCCCCGGCGCCTTGCGCGACACTCCCGTGGCGTTGGCCGATGCCGAACCGTGCGTGCCTGCGAGGGCGCTGGCGGAGGCAGTGGCGGGCACGCGCGACATCGCCCGCTGGGTCGGTGCGCTGCAATCCTGGCTGTTGCAGGTGCTCGCCCGCCGGGGAGGACGTGCCGCGCCATTCGTGTTGCCTGCCGCGCTGCTCGACTTGCCGGCTCCCGAGATCGCGCGGCGCTATGGCATCGGCGAGCGACAGCTGGAGCGTCGCTTCCAGGCCAGTTATGGCCAGAGCATGCGGGCGATGCGCCAGATGCTGCGCTATACCCGGGCGCTTGGCATGCTGATGCACCTTCCGCCGCGCCCGGGCCTGCTCACGCGGGTGGCGATGGATGCTGGCTATCACGACCAGGCCCACATGATCCGGGACTTTACCGCGTACACCGGCCGCCCGCCTGGCGCCTGGTATGCGGACGGCGACGACCGCCTGCACCGCATGTACCGCTACGACACGCCGCACCGGGCCATCGTCACGCGGGCTTGA
- a CDS encoding NADH-quinone oxidoreductase subunit B family protein, protein MERAIEQHDGFLVTSAAALFDAARKDSLWYLTFGLACCAVEMMECASARYDMDRFGMVPRASPRHADLMIVAGTLTNKMARAMRKVYDQMPEPKYVISMGSCANGGGYYHYSYSVVRGCDRIVPVDIYIPGCPPTAEALLYGLLQLQRKIALNGAEAAHPELAR, encoded by the coding sequence ATGGAGAGAGCAATCGAGCAACACGACGGTTTCCTCGTCACGTCGGCAGCGGCCCTGTTCGATGCCGCCCGCAAGGACAGCCTGTGGTACCTCACGTTCGGCCTGGCATGCTGCGCCGTCGAGATGATGGAATGCGCGTCGGCCCGCTACGACATGGACCGCTTCGGCATGGTGCCGCGAGCCTCGCCGCGGCATGCGGACCTGATGATCGTGGCGGGGACGTTGACCAACAAGATGGCGCGCGCCATGCGCAAGGTCTATGACCAGATGCCCGAGCCGAAGTACGTGATTTCGATGGGTTCCTGCGCCAACGGCGGCGGCTATTACCACTACAGCTACTCCGTGGTGCGCGGCTGCGACCGCATCGTGCCCGTCGATATCTACATCCCCGGTTGCCCGCCCACCGCCGAGGCGCTGCTGTACGGCTTGCTGCAATTGCAACGCAAGATCGCCCTGAACGGAGCGGAGGCGGCACATCCCGAGCTGGCCCGCTAA